From Anaerolineales bacterium, the proteins below share one genomic window:
- a CDS encoding transcriptional repressor, whose protein sequence is MKPSRSCANVALKVTTRRRAIVERLAAEHGDPDADDVDRRVASSMPDVWRTMVYNTLRQLVDFGELIPVEDSGRGGRR, encoded by the coding sequence ATGAAGCCCTCAAGAAGCTGCGCCAACGTGGCGCTGAAGGTGACGACTCGGCGCCGGGCGATCGTCGAACGGCTGGCTGCGGAGCACGGGGATCCGGACGCCGACGACGTGGACCGGCGGGTCGCCTCGTCAATGCCGGATGTCTGGCGCACCATGGTCTACAACACGCTACGCCAGCTGGTCGACTTTGGCGAGTTGATTCCGGTTGAGGACTCGGGGCGGGGTGGCAGGCGCTAG